A section of the Engraulis encrasicolus isolate BLACKSEA-1 chromosome 8, IST_EnEncr_1.0, whole genome shotgun sequence genome encodes:
- the LOC134454779 gene encoding olfactory receptor 4E1-like, with translation MEEGTLNSSKQELTLESLFPNVSSVLTLQGFNLPPQSVVPAFLFASLNYMLILFCNLVLLFTILFNKSLHQPMYLLLLNLPINDLIGTTALFPQVIHELVLDSRRIPYNACITQAFFIHIYSANCIFILTAMAYDRYVAICRPLRYQSIMTHAHVMRIIMLVWLCCFLVIGVLFFLLLRLPRCGSRMPHAYCDNPSLLKLSCVDTTINNIYGLALVAVTQVVALGIIFCTYIQILVACFRSKKAETKSKALQTCATHLIVFLLLECLGLFTIISYRIPNLSAQTRRFIGVSTMIFPPTVNPIIYGLKTNEIMGFVQKGLNKLLIWSVQASFLNGLERAIVFMQ, from the exons atggaggagggaACTTTGAACTCTTCAAAACAAGAACTGACACTCGAAAGTCTTTTTCCAAACGTGTCCTCTGTTCTAACACTGCAAGGTTTCAATTTGCCTCCTCAAAGTGTTGTTCCGGCGTTTCTGTTTGCAAGTCTGAACTACATGCTGATCCTGTTCTGCAACCTGGTGCTTCTCTTCACCATCCTGTTCAACAAGAGCCTCCACCAGCCCATGTACCTTCTCCTCCTCAACCTGCCCATCAACGACCTCATCGGCACCACCGCCCTGTTCCCGCAGGTCATCCACGAGCTTGTGTTGGACTCAAGGCGGATACCGTACAATGCCTGCATCACCCAAGCCTTCTTCATCCACATCTACAGCGCCAACTGCATCTTCATTCTAACTGCCATGGCGTATGACCGATACGTGGCCATCTGCCGCCCACTGCGGTACCAGAGCATCATGACACACGCGCACGTCATGCGGATCATCATGCTGGTCTGGTTGTGTTGTTTTCTTGTCATCGGTGTGCTGTTTTTCTTGCTCTTGCGCTTGCCACGCTGTGGGTCGCGGATGCCACACGCCTACTGTGACAATCCGTCCCTCCTGAAGCTGAGTTGTGTTGACACCACCATCAACAACATCTACGGGCTGGCCCTGGTGGCCGTGACTCAGGTGGTGGCCTTGGGCATCATCTTCTGCACCTACATCCAGATCCTGGTCGCCTGTTTCAGGAGTAAAAAGGCAGAGACCAAGAGCAAAGCTCTGCAGACGTGCGCCACACACCTGATTGTGTTTCTCCTTCTGGAGTGCTTGGGCCTCTTCACCATCATATCCTATAGGATACCCAACCTCTCCGCCCAGACCAGGAGGTTCATCGGGGTGTCCACCATGATCTTCCCCCCAACCGTAAACCCCATAATATACGGCCTGAAGACCAATGAAAT CATGGGCTTTGTGCAAAAGGGGCTAAATAAACTTCTCATTTGGAGTGTGCAGGCTTCTTTCCTAAATGGCTTGGAGAGGGCTATAGTATTCATGCAGTGA
- the LOC134454781 gene encoding olfactory receptor 52K1-like — MMLFNASVYPALSSVISIGALNLSPPTNYPVFIFGTLSYIVIVFFNTVVVSVIARSKELHKPMYILLLNMPLNDLVGATAFFPQMVFSLVTQNIFLSHFACVLQAFFIHLYGAGALLILTVMAYDRYVAICRPLRYHAIFTNSYLVKIIVIMWTIDLTLILILFALLSRPIICRTEVLDTFCHNPALVRMTCDDTRVNNFYGLFITAFFQGLSISVVLYTYFQILRACVSGNKAKARSKALQTCATHLVVFLIYESTILFNVLSVRMQGVSPYLRRFFAVMMLAFPPFVNPLIYGLKTKEIKQKIRRLMKSIQPNP; from the exons ATGATGCTTTTCAATGCATCGGTTTATCCAGCTCTCTCCTCTGTTATATCAATTGGCGCCCTGAATCTTTCACCCCCAACAAATTATCCGGTGTTCATCTTTGGAACGCTAAGCTATATAGTCATAGTCTTTTTCAACACTGTGGTTGTCTCTGTTATCGCACGGAGTAAAGAGCTGCATAAGCCCATGTATATCCTACTGCTGAACATGCCGCTGAACGACCTGGTGGGCGCCACAGCCTTCTTCCCACAGATGGTTTTCAGTCTCGTGACCCAGAACATTTTCCTGTCTCACTTTGCGTGCGTCCTGCAGGCGTTCTTCATTCACCTGTATGGTGCCGGAGCGTTGCTCATTTTAACGGTCATGGCGTACGACAGGTACGTGGCCATTTGCAGGCCACTCAGGTACCACGCCATCTTCACCAACTCCTACCTGGTGAAAATCATTGTCATCATGTGGACTATAGATCTGACCCTTATCCTGATTCTCTTTGCGCTGCTCAGCCGACCTATAATTTGCCGCACGGAGGTGTTGGATACGTTCTGCCACAACCCTGCGTTGGTCCGGATGACTTGCGATGACACACGGGTGAATAACTTCTACGGTCTGTTCATAACAGCGTTTTTCCAGGGCCTGTCGATTTCTGTGGTGCTCTACACTTACTTCCAGATCCTGAGGGCCTGCGTGTCTGGAAACAAAGCCAAGGCCAGGAGCAAGGCGCTCCAAACCTGTGCCACGCACCTGGTGGTCTTCCTGATTTACGAGAGCACCATTCTGTTCAATGTGCTTTCGGTTCGCATGCAGGGTGTGTCGCCGTACCTGAGGAGGTTCTTTGCGGTGATGATGCTTGCCTTTCCACCTTTTGTCAACCCACTGATTTATGGACTCAAGACTAAAGAAATCAAACAGAAAATTA GGAGATTAATGAAGTCTATTCAACCCAAT CCTTAA
- the LOC134454780 gene encoding putative gustatory receptor clone PTE03, with protein MEEGTLNSSKQELTLESLFPNVSSVLTLQGFNLPPQSVVPAFLFASLNYMLILFCNLVLLFTILFNKSLHQPMYLLLLNLPINDLIGSTALFPQVIHELVLDSRRIPYDACITQAFFIHIYGAGSIFILTAMAYDRYVAICRPLRYQSIMTHAHVMRIIMLVWLCCFLVIGVLFFLLLRLPRCGSRMPHAYCDNPSLLQLTCADTTINNIYGLALVAVTQVVALGIIFCTYIQILVACFRSKKAETKTKALQTCATHLIVFLLLECLGLFTIISYRIPNLSAQTRRFIGVSTMIFPPTVNPIIYGLKTNEIKDIIFKFFRKKILPG; from the coding sequence atggaggaggggACCTTGAACTCTTCAAAACAAGAACTGACACTCGAAAGTCTTTTTCCAAACGTGTCCTCTGTTCTAACACTGCAAGGTTTCAATCTGCCTCCTCAAAGTGTTGTTCCGGCGTTTCTGTTTGCAAGTCTGAACTACATGCTGATTCTGTTCTGCAACCTGGTGCTTCTCTTCACCATCCTGTTCAACAAGAGCCTACACCAGCCCATGTACCTTCTCCTCCTCAACCTGCCCATCAACGACCTCATCGGCTCCACCGCCCTGTTCCCGCAGGTCATCCACGAGCTCGTGTTGGACTCAAGACGGATACCATACGATGCCTGCATCACCCAAGCCTTCTTCATCCACATCTACGGTGCTGGCTCCATCTTCATTCTAACTGCCATGGCGTACGACCGATACGTGGCCATCTGCCGCCCACTGCGGTACCAGAGCATCATGACACACGCGCACGTCATGCGGATCATCATGCTGGTCTGGTTGTGTTGTTTTCTTGTCATCGGTGTGCTGTTTTTCTTGCTATTGCGCTTGCCACGCTGCGGGTCACGGATGCCACACGCCTACTGTGACAATCCGTCCCTCCTGCAGCTGACTTGCGCTGACACCACCATCAACAACATCTACGGGCTGGCCCTGGTGGCCGTGACTCAGGTGGTGGCCTTGGGCATCATCTTCTGCACCTACATCCAGATCCTGGTCGCCTGTTTCAGGAGTAAAAAGGCAGAGACCAAGACCAAAGCTCTGCAGACGTGCGCCACACACCTGATTGTGTTTCTCCTTCTGGAGTGCTTGGGCCTCTTCACCATCATATCCTATAGGATACCCAACCTCTCCGCCCAGACCAGGAGGTTCATCGGGGTGTCCACCATGATCTTCCCCCCGACCGTAAACCCCATAATATACGGCCTGAAGACCAATGAAATCAAAGACATAATCTTTAAGTTTTTCCGAAAAAAAATTCTTCCAGGTTAA
- the LOC134454784 gene encoding olfactory receptor 4K3-like, which produces MLTLPPFSFPYSARFPALVFSALTYLTIICCNLMVVVTIAVNHNLHKPMYLLLINLPICDMIGASAFFPQLMSSILYHTRVIPYWGCVLQTLFAHLYGGGSLLILTAMALDRYLAICMPLSYNTIMSNSNLVKIISTVWLFDIAVILVVIGLLLRLTICRSHVGDMYCTNPAVMKLACGSTHVNNLYGLFTLVFFQGVSLSVVVFTYLQILITCVFKKQSDARSKAIQTCGAHLVVFLFLECNAFFTLIAHRFENAPIFLRRALGVSVMIFPPLLNPLIYSFNTKDIRRHILIFLRRKTFPS; this is translated from the coding sequence ATGTTGACTCTACCTCCATTCTCTTTCCCCTACTCTGCCAGATTCCCAGCCCTTGTTTTCTCAGCCCTGACGTATCTGACAATAATCTGTTGCAATCTGATGGTCGTTGTGACTATTGCTGTAAACCATAACCTGCACAAGCCAATGTATTTGCTACTGATTAACTTACCCATTTGTGATATGATAGGGGCTTCTGCCTTCTTTCCTCAACTAATGTCCAGCATTCTGTATCACACCAGAGTCATTCCATATTGGGGGTGTGTGCTACAGACTCTGTTTGCGCATCTGTACGGTGGTGGCTCGCTTCTCATTCTGACAGCCATGGCCCTCGATCGTTATCTTGCCATCTGTATGCCGCTGTCTTACAACACCATCATGAGCAACAGTAACCTCGTTAAGATCATAAGCACCGTTTGGCTCTTTGACATTGCTGTCATACTGGTTGTGATTGGACTTCTGCTCAGATTGACCATTTGCAGGAGCCACGTCGGTGACATGTACTGCACAAACCCCGCTGTGATGAAACTAGCCTGCGGTAGCACGCATGTGAATAACCTGTATGGCTTGTTCACCTTGGTGTTTTTCCAGGGAGTGTCCTTGAGTGTAGTCGTGTTCACCTATCTGCAGATCCTCATCACTTGTGTTTTTAAGAAGCAGTCGGATGCCAGGAGCAAAGCTATTCAGACGTGTGGCGCtcatttggttgtttttttgttcctGGAGTGCAACGCATTTTTCACTTTGATTGCGCATCGTTTTGAAAACGCGCCCATTTTCTTACGGAGGGCACTGGGAGTGTCAGTTATGATATTTCCCCCTTTACTAAATCCACTGATATATAGTTTTAACACAAAAGATATCAGAAGACACATACTGATATTCCTCAGAAGAAAAACGTTTCCATCCTAA
- the LOC134454782 gene encoding olfactory receptor 4D1-like, producing the protein MESNISSNSGYLTLQPLGLTPSSTLPSFIFSLLTYCITICCNLSVFLTIICNRTLHKPMFWLLLNLPVCDVLGATAFFPQLIVSMLHQTRVISYSACVLQAYFIHSCGGASLLTLTAMAYDRYIAICYPLSYNTIMTTSKVIILTSAVWLSDLGFMGILLILFARFKICRTNIVDSYCNNPSLLKLVCEDITINDYYGRVGIFYFQGFTFLAVVFTYIKILIACSFNKQARAKALQTCVVHVIVFMLLQFMVVITLILHRMKNISSQARRILGVSILIFPPLLNPLIYGFVMKDIREKNVIYKFKKKKVSF; encoded by the coding sequence ATGGAGTCTAACATATCCTCGAACTCTGGATATCTAACTCTGCAGCCTTTGGGTCTTACTCCATCATCTACACTGCCATCGTTCATCTTTTCTCTGCTAACATACTGTATCACTATCTGCTGCAACCTGTCTGTTTTCCTAACCATCATTTGTAACAGGACTCTTCACAAACCCATGTTTTGGCTTCTGCTGAATTTACCGGTTTGCGATGTGTTGGGTGCGACGGCCTTTTTCCCCCAGCTCATCGTCAGCATGCTCCACCAGACCAGAGTGATATCTTACTCGGCATGTGTGCTGCAGGCTTACTTCATCCACAGCTGTGGAGGTGCCTCGCTGCTCACTCTCACCGCCATGGCGTATGACCGGTATATCGCCATATGTTACCCGTTGTCCTACAACACCATCATGACCACCTCGAAAGTGATCATACTTACAAGTGCGGTGTGGCTGAGTGACTTGGGTTTCATGGGAATACTGTTAATCTTATTTGCCCGTTTCAAGATTTGCAGGACGAACATTGTCGACAGCTACTGCAATAACCCCTCTCTCTTAAAGCTTGTCTGCGAAGATATCACCATCAATGATTACTACGGCAGGGTTGGTATTTTCTACTTCCAAGGTTTTACATTCCTTGCTGTAGTAtttacatatataaaaatactgaTTGCTTGTTCTTTTAACAAGCAGGCAAGGGCCAAGGCTCTTCAGACTTGTGTGGTCCATGTGATTGTCTTCATGCTGTTGCAGTTCATGGTCGTTATCACGTTGATTTTGCATCGAATGAAGAACATATCTTCACAAGCGAGACGGATATTAGGGGTTTCAATTCTTATTTTCCCCCCTCTACTAAATCCTTTAATATATGGTTTTGTGATGAAGGACATCAGAGAGAAAAACGTCATCTAtaaatttaagaaaaaaaaggtttccTTTTGa
- the LOC134454778 gene encoding olfactory receptor 52E4-like, whose amino-acid sequence MDNVTNVSYIVTLQGFNVPQERAFTAFLLAILGYMIIAFCNLLLLLSVFLNRALHQPMYILLINLPINDLIGSSALFCQLFRVCFTRSKVIEFPACVTQAFFIHIYATGAGFTLAMMAYDRYIAICKPLQYASIMTNAHLMSLIALVWGFSVLIIGVLFILLLRLPRCRNNVTHTYCDNPSLLKLMCGDTTINNIYGLIATFTQPLIVAVILYTYLQILITCFRSKSTDTRAKAMQTCATHLVVFLLFECLGLFTIISYRLKHLSTLLTNFICASALIFPPTLNPIIYGINSKEIRNRFIKSFKKHVLPK is encoded by the coding sequence ATGGACAATGTCACAAATGTCTCCTACATAGTGACACTACAAGGGTTCAACGTGCCACAAGAGAGAGCTTTTACGGCTTTTCTGTTGGCCATTTTGGGCTACATGATAATAGCTTTCTGcaacctgctcctgctcctctctgtctttctcaacaGGGCTCTGCACCAGCCCATGTACATTCTCCTGATAAACCTGCCCATCAACGACCTCATCGGCTCCTCTGCCTTATTCTGTCAGCTCTTCAGGGTGTGTTTCACCCGCTCCAAGGTCATCGAGTTCCCCGCCTGCGTCACCCAAGCCTTTTTCATCCACATCTACGCCACTGGCGCGGGGTTTACGCTGGCCATGATGGCTTACGATCGATACATCGCCATATGCAAACCCCTACAGTACGCCTCCATCATGACAAATGCTCATCTGATGAGTCTGATTGCCCTCGTGTGGGGCTTTAGCGTGCTAATCATTGGTGTTCTTTTCATCCTACTCCTGAGGTTACCTCGTTGTAGGAACAATGTCACTCACACATACTGTGACAACCCGTCACTTCTGAAGCTGATGTGTGGAGACACAACGATTAATAACATCTACGGTCTGATTGCAACTTTTACGCAGCCGCTCATTGTGGCCGTCATTCTGTACACTTACCTGCAAATCCTGATCACTTGCTTTCGCAGCAAGAGCACAGACACCAGGGCCAAAGCCATGCAAACGTGTGCTACTCACCTAGTTGTTTTCCTGCTGTTTGAGTGTCTTGGGCTGTTCACTATCATCTCGTACAGGTTGAAACATCTTTCTACTCTTCTGACAAACTTTATCTGTGCTTCTGCGTTAATATTCCCTCCCACCCTGAACCCTATTATTTATGGAATCAACTCAAAAGAAATCAGAAACAGATTCATCAAGAGTTTTAAGAAACATGTTTTGCCAAAGTGA
- the LOC134454777 gene encoding olfactory receptor 52E4-like translates to MDNVTNNVSYIVMLQGFNVPQERAFLAFLLAVLGYMVIVFCNLLLFLTVILNRALHQPMYILLINMPINDLIGSSALFSHLFREFLTNSKAIEFPACVIQAFFIHIYATGVVFTLAAMAYDRYIAICKPLQYASIMTNAHLMRLIALVWGTNLFIIAVLFILLLRLPRCRNNVTHTYCDNPSLLRTMCGDTTINNIYGILTVTCTQPITVGIILYTYLQILITCFRSKSTDTRAKAMQTCATHLVVFLLFECLGLFTIVSYRIPKLSPLLTNFIGVSALIFPPTLNPIIYGVNTKEIRRRAIMLFKKHIFPM, encoded by the coding sequence ATGGATAATGTGACAAATAATGTCTCCTACATAGTGATGCTACAAGGCTTCAACGTGCCACAAGAGAGAGCCTTCCTGGCGTTTCTGTTGGCCGTGTTGGGCTACATGGTGATAGTCTTCTGCAACCTGCTCCTGTTCCTCACCGTCATCCTCAACAGGGCTCTGCACCAGCCAATGTACATTCTCCTGATAAACATGCCCATCAATGACCTCATCGGCTCCTCGGCACTGTTTTCCCATCTGTTCAGAGAGTTTTTGACCAACTCCAAGGCCATAGAGTTCCCTGCCTGTGTCATTCAAGCCTTTTTCATCCACATCTACGCCACGGGAGTAGTGTTCACCTTAGCTGCAATGGCCTATGATCGATACATCGCCATATGCAAACCCCTGCAGTACGCCTCCATCATGACAAATGCTCATCTGATGAGGCTCATTGCACTAGTTTGGGGTACAAATCTGTTTATTATTGCCGTGCTTTTCATTCTCCTCCTGAGGTTACCTCGTTGTAGGAATAATGTCACCCACACATACTGTGACAACCCGTCACTGCTGAGGACGATGTGTGGTGACACCACGATTAATAACATCTACGGTATTCTGACAGTGACTTGCACACAGCCAATTACGGTGGGCATCATTCTGTACACTTACCTGCAAATCCTGATCACTTGCTTTCGCAGCAAGAGCACGGACACCAGAGCCAAAGCCATGCAAACGTGTGCTACTCACTTAGTTGTTTTCTTGCTGTTTGAGTGCCTTGGTCTATTCACTATTGTCTCGTACAGGATACCGAAACTTTCTCCTCTTCTGACAAACTTTATCGGTGTTTCCGCCTTAATATTCCCTCCCACCCTGAATCCCATTATTTATGGAGTCAACACAAAAGAAATTAGAAGAAGGGCCATCATGCTTTTTAAGAAACATATTTTTCCAATGTGA